Within the Periplaneta americana isolate PAMFEO1 chromosome 6, P.americana_PAMFEO1_priV1, whole genome shotgun sequence genome, the region GAAGAGAGCTGGAAATCTTGAATTAGAAGATGATCCTACTGAAAGCGAGCAAGCATTGGAACAAATAGCCGCATATGTGGACAATATGGACACGGCTAATGGTTTGTGTTTagcactttaaaataattagtaaatttaatggattaagtatttattctagtaataaaatatagaccaacttgaaaaaaaattacaaagttcATATTAGATACTGTTCTAGTTCAATTGTGACTTACAAGTCCAATCTGCCTCTGTTGTAGTGTAAGACACACGCATCTTGCTTGTTTTTGTTAAAAAGCAGCAGTGTTATTCAGGTACTAGTACACAGTGAGTCAAACCTAGGAGACCAGCACTTTTACTGTCTCCACTATCATCTGGCAAGCACATCACAAGTTCTCACAGATAACTTTTTGCCATTCCAGGCGCTATAGTCTGACAAGTGTTCTTGCACATACGGTAACTAGTAATGAAAAGATTGTTACCCACAAGATATGATAATTTGCTTTTCAGACTAGTACTGAGAGACAGTAGGAGTGCATGTCCCTTAATTCCTTAAATTTGACTACAGAAGAACCCTGCTAGTCTGAACCTAactaatccaaaaaaaaaaaaatgtatatatatattttcaactgAAACTCGACCATTTTAATTCTACAGTAGCCTATTTAAAAACTCAAAATGTATGATATGCAGTATGTACAATTTACTTTGTCAGCTTCTTCTGATGAAAAGAAGATAATGTTGACAAAGTGGTGGCTATTGAAGGGTTGGAGAGGGGATAAGGCGTGGTTTCCCTGCTTGCATTCCTGTCCCTCATTTAATTCGAAATTTTGATAGTCCAAATTAGTTCGGACCAGCGGGGTTCTACTATATTTCatgttatattttaaacatattttttatgttttacattTTGTATTGGCAGCTATGTTTTTGTAATCACTTCTATTTTACAGTATTTATCTGtgtggaaattttaaaaaagagttTCGATTTAATGATGTAAAAGGCCTTTTATGAGCTGTAATTGAggtgttttgtttattttagtgcAGTATTCAGCAAACTAAAATCTGATATATCTGTCACACAATCAGGAATGTAATTAAACTTAACATCACGTACCAGTCATAATTTTTCGGAACAGATTTTTCTTTTGTCTCTCTCTTGCACATTTTTTATGACAGAACATAAATTTAAATGGCATTGGGCATATTGTGTGACCTGCATGTTGCAGTTGATCACAATATTAAACATTCCTGAATACGATGGGAAAGTTTAGAATatttttaagagaaaaataagaatgtaaaCTATCTTTGATGCAGAATCTCAGTAATGTgctaataatgttataatatgcTTTTTAGAAAAGTAAAGCTTTTAGAATTTGATATTGTctgattatattaaaattttgatACATTTACAGAGGCacagttattatttataacattgtAATATAGGCTAATTAGGGTGCTCAGTAAATCATTAATAAATCACctgtatatgaaaataaattttagtaggggatcaacaataatattattgataCCTCAGAATTTAGAAGTAGTATTCTCAGAGTTATTTAATGTTTTCttcatattattcccataatttttttttcacattagaCCCATAACCAATGTATCAACAATCCCTGCTTACATCTGATCatcattatgtttatattttcaacACAAAGCACTCTTTCATAAAGGCTAGCTAAGTGTGCATGTATCATTTGTAAcatacattgaaattaacattaattttatagctggtattttaaagaagaaatgtGATGAGAGTAAAGCATAGGGAGTACAAcatataatgttttaaaataaattccatATGTGTACTCGAATCAAACAGTTAGTGTGTTAACTTTTCATGCCAGATACGCAAATTCAGATAACGGCGAGCTAAACTGGAATTTATGGTAGAAAATGACAATGTTTGGTGCAGCTTTTCACGGGACACTGAAGTTTTCCTTGTCATCATTTCTCCAGTAATCCTTCACTTTCTCATCAACTGCTGGCAACAACTAAGATGTCAAAGTAATCCACTCCTTTGGTACATTTCTTCCAAAGGGGAACAGGGAACACTTAAATGAATGATTATATCAAGTGTCCagtgtaaaaaaaatctttatgatCTTActtgttaattataattattttaaggtTAATTAAACGTTTTTAAACTGCGGATTGTTATTATATTGTTGATACAGTAAttactatttttcatttttgtattttcaaACATTGCTGTGTGAAACAGTTAAATGTTACTTGTGATAAAGTTGCAGAGCTTCTTTAGTCAAATGATTTTTGACAAGTAATAGCTAATAGAGTATTCTATTATTTTTAAGATTTCCATAAGATTGGAGGATTCTGCATTTTTCGCCCATGCTTGGATTCAGCCCATGGAAGTTTACGTTGGAGAGCAGCTGAAATTATTGCGGAATTGACACAGAATAACCCATACTGTCAGGAGCGAGTGCTGGAAGCTGGGCTACTGCCTGTACTTCTGTCTCTTGTTGATATTGATCCTAATCCACAAGTTCGAGTAAAGGCATTATATGCTCTTTCATGTAAGTCACAGATTACACACATTGAAGGCATTTGGATGCCGTGGagttagagccccatgctttcttgacctcgacactagaataaTGTGGTGTGGTCGCCAGAATGCTCCTATCACCTTTTACTCCCaggaaagacccgatactcaatcTGATAGGAGGCTGAGACACATTAAAATTACAGTATAGAATACCAATCAAAagcaaagtccacacctgtggaataatggtcagcgcatctggccgcgaaaccaggtggcccaggttccaatcctggtcagggcaagttacctggttgaggttttttccagggtttttcctcaacccaataagagtaaatgctgggtaactttcggtgctggaccacagactcatttcaccggcattatcaccttcatttcattcagacgttaaataacctagatgttgatacagcatcgtaaaataacccaattaaaaaaaaatcaaaagcaaAGTTCTGATTTTGTGAACTACAATGCTAGTAggaaatagttttgttattgTCCTCATAAGTTATCTTGGTACctgcaagagaaatgcacagagAAGAGAGATCAGTCTAGTGTCGATGCCTTCATCCCTCGTATTAGTCTGGTAAAATATATTTGCTTCATGTAGCTGAAGTATTGAtcattgtggttacaattcagtTATTAAGTAACTAATATCAGACACATCTCGTACATCACaatatgaattaattttctgacatttattatcataacataatttcagattttttgatgtCTCAGTCATAGTTTAGTCCACTCGATACTTTCTCACTAAATAGGATTCGATTTACAGAACGTTTGATGAATTCTGTATGGTGCAGCAGGTTTGTGACAGGTGTTCAAGTGCCTGAATTTGTTACATttgtttcatccatttattttCGCAGTAACATCCGACTTCAGTCACTTGAGGATTGAGAatgattaaataaaacattattacctaagatttcttattatcatctGAAACCTGTGatgttgtattatattgtatattgctaatgtaatattaatttttcaggcTTAATTCGGGAAAACGATCTTGCTCTTGAAGAATTTGGTCGCCATGAAGGTTACTCAATTCTATTGCGAGCTATGCAAAGCCATGTAgaaaaattgcaaattaaatCAGCATTCCTTCTGACTTACATATGTGGTCGCAAGCCAGCTATAAGAGGTAAATACAAAacgtaagaaaattaaaaaatgtgtaaTGTGTTCTTGTTAATTTATTCGTATTAATGTAGAGATATTTCTTTTACAGATGAATTGTTTAAAATGGGCTTTGTGGAACAGTTGGTGGGTTTAGTGAGTGCAGGTCGTCAGCCAGCTTTGGAACATCTTTTGTCTGCTCTGTTAGCCCTTGTTGAGAACCACCCACCATCTTTAAATGAATGTCGCCAACCACAACTACAATTACGTTCAATTCTTCGTAATTTATTCCAAGAGAATCAAGGAAAAGAAGATCGACAGGTATGTATTctaacacactttttttttttttaaataataaaggtattaaTATTTAAAGCATTATTGGTTATGATTTAATGAAAAAACAGAgtacttttgtaatttcctctgtTTTGTGTAGAGTTCTACACTGTACTTCTTATATTCAACTTTCATTTAAACTGTAAACTTTGAATTATAGTGCGATATCCTATATTGTTGTGAGGAAAACTATTTACATCATTGAAAAATTCACAGAATTTCATCATTTTCACCAgtgtgaaatttaattgtatgtttatttcttcttttttcaggAAGAACATGAGTACACAAAGAATCTTCTAAGGATAGTTTTCAGTggagaaacagaagaagaaagataGAATCCATCATGGCGGGTTACATTTGTGTCTCAAAATGTTGCAGGCTCTGCTCAATATAAAGTGATAATATGACAAGTGACTTCCTCTCGCTCTGACCATTATAATCATAGACTAAATGAGAACAATATTTGAACCCACTAAaacaattagtaggcctataaaaaatggaacacttcactaacacttgTTTTATGTTGCCGAAATATAATTTCTGCTTGCATAATcacatacaaatataagaagCATTGctcaaattgtattttattttatctctttctccataaattatgaTTAGCAAAGTCATCCTCAGACTATAATTTTGATAATATAATATCTAGGAGTTGAAGCATTGctataaataacattattagtaatataatgtaaataaaaatataatgcatTTAATCAGTCCTAAAAACTAAAATAGTTTGAGCATGTTGATAGCATTACAGAGGAGAAACTAGTTTATAAAATTCACAAAAACTCTAGGTGAAGTGATGACCTATGAAACCTAAAAATTTAGAACTTGATAACGATTATTCAAAATGTAGAGAAATGGAGGAAGGTTCAGGTCAAAACAGTCACATAAAAAAGTAGCTCTTTAAGAAGAAGATTAGTGATGTAACAACCAcatttcatataaattattttgcCCTTTAACAAACAAATTTATATATCTCTTGATAAAGTATAAGTCCATCATTATTGAGTGTGTGGTAGGTAAGTGAGCTGCAGTCGCAAGTAGATACAGATTCCTAAATAGAATACACTTATTAGAATCAACTGCTGAAATAAGTAACCCTGTCAATGAGTCACACGTCGAGATGttactattctgttctattcctcAGCATAGTGGACTCAAATGCACATTGGTAAATTGATCAGTTCTGTTgccaaaatttatacaaaatcagaatggtgaacaagagaagagttcggggtagaagaagatatcagataatagacgacattaagatatatggatcaaatgaggaaacaaagagaaaggcagaaaataggaaagactggagaaagctgagtatgcagtgaaagacttgcccttgggcagaacactaaatgaaaatgaatgaaatcaattttaaaattcaaaatgcatTTATGAAGTTTACATTTGTAATCATAACATATTGAATATTAGTAAATGGTCAAAGGTAaacatttttatatgtatttgtgAATTACTTGGAAAGGAATCAGTGTATTTGATCTGTCTACCCAATATAACAACTTCACTTACTTATACTAAAAATTCGTATTTTAACCTTCCACGAAAATATATTATCAAGGTAAGATTAAAGTTAGTAAATAAACTATTTCTATAGGTACTATATCTCGAAAACAATTCTTGGTTTAACTAACAACTCTATAATGTTAGATAAGCTGTACCACACATGTGAATTGAACaagaatttaaattatgaatgttGAAAGAAAATCTgaacattgaaaattaaaaaaaaattaaataacgtGCTTCTAATCAGACTTTAGTGCTGAATTTAATGGCGCAATCCGTTTCTCTCAGGCACCTTCAGTTTTTAAAAAAGGTCAGCTGTTAAAGCCAGTAATGTTTCTGACTTCAGAcctttgttaaaaataaatattcatcaaCAACTTTTATTCACTGCTATATACACAGATTGGTTTTGGCCTAGTCAAAATCTGCAAGTTGAATAAcagaatatactgggtgttcatttcaaagtgtaacATGATGTCACcattgatgagtcagcgatttgaagcgagtttcagctttggtgtcagagaagttgcctgttaATCAAGGCGTAcaatctgaatttgagaacgtgtacagtataacttgaacatcatagcaacagatggcggtttgtacggtctgtgtgctaccataacttctttcgaactgtgttatgcgcggccaagtcgtacgcagggtatttgttatcatcggttgcgtacggcaacattccacaaatcaaatgctccgtgtcatgttgaccgtcgaagttaatgtccacaaatacgtaagtaatcttcttaaccctctccctatatcccgacagtaagaaaaaactcacctcagtacatgtttcgaaacagttcacattcctgccactactggcgttaccgtacgtatctgtAAGTACTCTTATGAATGAATGCTGTACttgttaggcaacttctctggcagataagtaatacacatctgcagaagtgtaggaagattgaattctctaggctcatcaactagccacgtgacggcatatagcgagccatgacacactttgaactgaataccCAGTAGACTGCCTTTCTTAAGTATCTGGAATAAATACATTTACCCCGCCCCGCCCCATTCTACTGTTTGCACAAGTGCTCTAAATGATACCATGCAGAAAAATTACGAGGTGTAGCACCAAAAAGGGGTAATTTTTCAAGGCTGGTAAATATTGTCAAAGGGCACCTTATCGAGTTCTTCTTATCAATAGAAGATGAACCTGAGAACTGAACAGTTGAAAAGGTGAGTACTATTTCAGGCTTTGTACATTTTCTAAGTAAATTCGACATCAGATTTTTTCGTATCATATTTAGCAACATAATTTTAAGAGAGAGATTTTGATCTTGTATGATCAGAAGCTACAAACTTTGCTGATAATGAATGTGGACCAAGGTAAAAATTATCATTCTAAATACCAGCGTATGTTTAATGAAATTGTGGACAAACTAATGTATTTGTTAAAACTCAGATTTTAGTCCCAAAAAGATATTAAAGCCATGCTATAAATAATAACCAATTCCTTAAAGTTCTACATATCACAGTAACATCAAACCGAAAGCATAAATGTTTCGCACAATTAAAAGGATACTATGAATCCTGTGCCACTTCCTCTCCCcctcatttcttttctttatttttcaagaATGTAGAAAAGGGAGTGTTGGCCGAActtgaataattatttaagaaGGGAAAACTATCTTTTTTTGTAGGACAAATTATAGCGTCATTTAAAAAATCTAATTACGAGCAGAACTCACAGCTATAGTACTATACAAGCCGAAACATCGCGATGTAACACTTCTGACTCAACTGCATTGCGGTAGTAGAAGGAATAGTcttgaagaaatagaaaaaaacagtcaattttcaAGAATCAACCTGCTGATCATAATTAAGAAAGTCGACCGTCCTTAGGGTATGTAATGGATGCGATGCAGCATTAATGATGAGCAAGGAGCATGATCGTGGGTTCGAAACCTACCTATGTCAAAAATATTTGTTCTTTATCAAATAATCTACTACGTTGTTTTTGGTGGAGACTCGACATCATGGGAGTCCCGCCATGTGTTAATCTATTGTAAGGTTGAAAACACTGAATAAAAGTGGTAGAGAGGCCTATATTAAAACTTGAGATGTGTGCTATCAATTCAGGTGATATCAAGAAGTAGCCAGTAGTGATACACACACTGACTAAAGCACAGCTGTGATATTGCACGGAAATAACAGTCGTAAATCAGAATCCAGTGAACACCAGTGGccaagctaaggtgtaaatactgggtaggctgaaaaaaattTTTTGCGACACAGACCCCAAAAGATGATGActactcattttcacccccaaataGAATGCAGGTAAAACAtaatttgtctcagagcaccctgttagccaagaatATTTCTAATaccatgaaaattggaaatttctgtCTTCATCTGCTGTTTTAATATGTAAATctggtgtcgatctcctatctttatAAGCatgttttgtttcatacgtccaacttgaaaacagtttctcttttaattctacaaataatgacctcaatgttctctcagtatgagccattttacaaaaaaataatattaacatacacatacatgcacttttgattaagcTAAACAAAACAATGCAGCgctttcagagaacaccaatatagcatGACGTATTATTGTGAAGGTGAGGCTAGCCTCGTTTAGCACGGAGATGTAGCGAATTGATACTCCCTCCCCGGTCCCCCTCTCAAGCTTACGAATCAAGGTCGTAGCCATATTAGCCATGCCTTTAGATTTACAGACTTTTGTCCTTAGCTACACTGCTCGCACTGCTCTCTtcatactggaatgactgccaacagtgaacttaatatatggaagaattggagtgcaaccaagtgttacgatatatATGATCcgttccaggaatctgtggagtagaaagacaaaccaagacctctgcgcaagtggtatgtgggagggttagggccaatgactgctctgggagGAGGCAttgcttgcaggaggggataatttctatctgaactctacgaTCTACCACGAACATCTTACCctttagcggactcgagctgatgctgcccgcagtaCACtctggcacagatagactccgcccccatatgcgcgaagttactccacaggttcCTGGGACGGACtatagtcaactgtctgaagacagagcTGAactccacaagtgataccaacatgacaccacttatgaggcaacaggctaggagataataggataaggtgaccagttcctttccccctccattgcatacatcgccgattagctacatattccactaagtAATCAGacgtcagatgtatacaaacaattgttcttcctctgacatatcgtcaagtgagatgtactgtctggtaatagatgtagcctacatatcaccTAGAATTTCAATCAGAGGTAATGCCTTTAGATTTAGAGACTTTTGTCTTAGCCACGTTGCTCGCACAgctctctccatactggaatgactgccaacagtgaacttaatatatggaaggatcggagtgcaaccaagtgttatgatacatcattattacgaacttataagCCCTACTGTTACTTGGAATAATAACTCgaattttttgggtaggctaagcctcttaagagcttcgccactggtgaACACATGATGGGCTGGAGTCCTGTTATATCGTTTTTGTTATTACAAAACCTCGTAAATCCAATGACCGCTGAAATCGAGGTTTTGGGCTTATCGTAATGGTTGCAAAATACCGATTCAccctcggacagttgactacacaacaaTGGTTCATGAACGCTTATGGAAAAATGAACAATACATTTTccgcaaattacaaaatacagacCCACGAACATTGGAATTATAGCACACCTGTTAATACAAAACCTGTACTACAGTTAATTTTTGACTATAAGAGTTCTTTGTGTTTTATTCTGTTAAcataaaatgcatatagagtgttagttgttaggccagaggggaaaagacctttggggaggccgagacgtagatgggaagataatattaaaatggatttgagggaggtgggatatgatggtagagactggattaatcttgctcaggatagggaccattggcgggcttatgtgagggcggcaatgaacccccggattccttaaaagccagtaagtaacataAAATCTGGAAAATGGTCAGTGCGAGGTTTTCGTAGTCCTATTTTGTGAAAGCATCTGCTTATGCTCCATTAATACTTTTCTTgctactgaaaaatgttgttttttggAGTTACGAGATTTTTTAATAACAGCGACGACATAATGCAAAAAAGTTCATGTTAACGAAATAACAGAAAatgccaatttgtaaaaaaaaaaaaaaaaaaaaaaccgtacttGCTGTGTTGTTCTgtataaatacgagtataataataaaattctttcttttcttctgctGGGCTCACGCCGACATGTTTCAGAAGAGCTAAACGATCATCCATCCAGTACCGGTgttatgtgtggttagcatgatccCCCTAGCCATACGAAACTGGACTGAGCTATTTTTTATAGCTTCCAAAATTCCTCACGATGCTGCATAGGCATCGGTCCCTCATACTGGCCGaaatatgagaaaatttcttccgcaaagaggattcgaaccagcgctcattccgtttCCTATAGTCCGAGATATTATGTCTTACATCACGCGACTACGGCGACATCTAGCAGCACTGTAAGCGAACAACTGGAAATTCGATTCAAAAGagcaacattatttattttattccatctttTCCTCTGTTACTTACCGGCTGGCGTCTGAATGCAGTATAATTGAAAGGCGTGTCAGACGTGTTAATTCTCTCTTCCCACATGAATGAAGTTCCATTTGAATGAAAttacctctcctctcctctcttctctcacTTCGCTCTTCTCGGCTTCTTTAATACGAGTAGACTAATTTTATGACTACGAAGTACGCAACGCACACAAGTTGATACAAAACATTTACGCTAGTATTGTCACTTCTACGTTCGATTGAAGAAGTAATATTGTGTTAAAAAGTGTCTTGAAACATGTTTGGAAACGAGTTAACTCTGTCCATAGAGCAAAGGTGGAAGAGTCTAAGTTCAATTCCGGGTGGAAGcagtatttttcatttcatcataCCATAACTTCCAAAACGGTTTC harbors:
- the LOC138701089 gene encoding hsp70-binding protein 1, coding for MASERGTGDGSENMNSNNPRIMGALQYPTPEERNVTVQPNQPRQPHNLQDLLRFSVEASTTGQNASNQSTQFIPGPMDEERKTFLENTLKSMTVDVIEMLIEAINVLKRAGNLELEDDPTESEQALEQIAAYVDNMDTANDFHKIGGFCIFRPCLDSAHGSLRWRAAEIIAELTQNNPYCQERVLEAGLLPVLLSLVDIDPNPQVRVKALYALSCLIRENDLALEEFGRHEGYSILLRAMQSHVEKLQIKSAFLLTYICGRKPAIRDELFKMGFVEQLVGLVSAGRQPALEHLLSALLALVENHPPSLNECRQPQLQLRSILRNLFQENQGKEDRQEEHEYTKNLLRIVFSGETEEER